From one Neovison vison isolate M4711 chromosome 1, ASM_NN_V1, whole genome shotgun sequence genomic stretch:
- the POU3F2 gene encoding POU domain, class 3, transcription factor 2 has translation MATAASNHYSLLTSSASIVHAEPPGGMQQGAGGYREAQSLVQGDYGALQSNGHPLSHAHQWITALSHGGGGGGGGGGGGGGGGGGGGGDGSPWSTSPLGQPDIKPSVVVQQGGRGDELHGPGALQQQHQQQQQQQQQQQQQQQQQQQQQRPPHLVHHAANHHPGPGAWRSAAAAAHLPPSMGASNGGLLYSQPSFTVNGMLGAGGQPAGLHHHGLRDAHDEPHHADHHPHPHTHPHQQPPPPPPPQGPPGHPGAHHDPHSDEDTPTSDDLEQFAKQFKQRRIKLGFTQADVGLALGTLYGNVFSQTTICRFEALQLSFKNMCKLKPLLNKWLEEADSSSGSPTSIDKIAAQGRKRKKRTSIEVSVKGALESHFLKCPKPSAQEITSLADSLQLEKEVVRVWFCNRRQKEKRMTPPGGTLPGAEDVYGGSRDTPPHHGVQTPVQ, from the coding sequence ATGGCGACCGCAGCGTCTAACCACTACAGCCTGCTCACCTCCAGCGCCTCCATCGTGCACGCCGAGCCGCCGGGCGGCATGCAGCAGGGCGCGGGGGGCTACCGCGAGGctcagagcctggtgcagggcgaCTACGGCGCGCTGCAGAGCAACGGGCACCCGCTCAGCCACGCTCACCAGTGGATCACCGCGCTGTCccacggcggcggcggcgggggcggtggcggcggcggcgggggcgggggcggcggcgggggcggcggcgacGGCTCCCCGTGGTCCACCAGCCCCCTGGGCCAGCCGGACATCAAGCCTTCGGTGGTGGTACAGCAGGGCGGCCGCGGCGACGAGCTGCACGGGCCAGGCGCCTTgcagcagcagcaccagcagcagcaacagcagcagcaacagcagcagcagcagcaacaacagcagcagcagcagcagcggccgCCGCATCTGGTGCACCACGCCGCCAACCACCACCCGGGGCCCGGGGCATGGCGGAGCGCCGCGGCTGCAGCGCACCTCCCGCCCTCCATGGGAGCGTCCAACGGCGGCTTGCTCTACTCGCAGCCCAGCTTCACGGTGAACGGCATGCTGGGCGCCGGCGGACAGCCGGCGGGGCTGCACCACCACGGCCTGCGGGACGCGCACGACGAGCCGCACCACGCCGACCACCACCCTCACCCGCACACGCACCCGCaccagcagccgccgccgccgccacccccGCAGGGCCCGCCGGGCCACCCCGGCGCGCACCACGACCCGCACTCGGACGAGGACACGCCGACCTCGGATGACCTGGAGCAGTTCGCCAAGCAGTTCAAGCAGCGCCGGATCAAACTGGGATTTACCCAAGCGGACGTGGGGCTGGCGCTGGGCACCCTGTACGGCAACGTGTTCTCGCAGACCACCATCTGCAGGTTTGAGGCCCTGCAGCTGAGCTTCAAGAACATGTGCAAGCTGAAGCCTTTGTTGAACAAGTGGTTGGAGGAGGCGGACTCGTCCTCGGGCAGCCCCACGAGCATAGACAAGATCGCAGCGCAGGGGCGCAAGAGGAAAAAGCGGACCTCCATCGAGGTGAGCGTCAAGGGGGCTCTGGAGAGCCATTTCCTCAAATGCCCCAAGCCCTCGGCCCAGGAGATCACCTCCCTCGCGGACAGCTTACAGCTGGAGAAGGAGGTGGTGAGAGTTTGGTTTTGTAacaggagacagaaagagaaaaggatgaCCCCTCCCGGAGGGACTCTGCCGGGCGCCGAGGATGTGTACGGGGGGAGTAGGGACACGCCACCACACCACGGGGTGCAGACGCCCGTCCAGTGA